The sequence ACGCCCGGACAGCCGACGCCGAGCGGCTGCAGCCCGGGGACGAGAACCGGCTGTTCTACAAGCTGCCCGTCTATAAGCGGATCATCATCATGCTCGGCGGCCCGTTCATGAACCTGCTGATCGGCGTCGTCCTGCTGGGCATTGTCATGGTCGGCTTCGGCACTGCCCAGCCGAGCACCACCATCGCGCAGGTCAACAAGTGCGTGGTCCCCGCCAGCCAGCAGGCCGAGACCGGCCAGACGGACTGCCTGCCCTCCGACCCCGAGGCGCCCGCCACGGCCGCCGGCATCCGGCCGGGGGACACCGTCACCGAATTCGACGGCAAGCCCGTGACCGACTGGTACGAGCTCACCCGCTGGATCCGCGAGGCCGCCGGCCAGCAGACCCCGATCGTGCTCGAACGCGGCGGACAGACCATCCGCACCACCATCACCCCGATCCTGACCGAGCGCCCGGTGCTGGGCGAGGACAACCAGCCGGTGCTGGATGCCAACGGCGACCCGGTCGTGGAGCAGGCCGGCTTCGTCGGCATGGGTTCCACCACCGAACTGGCCCCGCAGCCCGCCACGGAGGTACTGCCCGCGGTGGGCGAAAACCTGCAGGCGATCACCGGCGTCGTACTCCACCTCCCGCAGCGGCTGGCCGACGTCGCCGAGGCCGCGTTCAGCGATGCACCGCGCGACCCCAACGGCCCGATGAGCGTGGTGGGCGTGGGCCGGATTGCCGGCGAAATCACGGCGATGGACGAGATCCCGATGGAGGCACGGGTGGCGTCGCTGATCGGGCTGGTCGGTTCGGTCAACCTGGCCCTGTTCGTCTTCAACCTGATCCCGCTGCTGCCGCTGGACGGCGGACACATCGCCGGCGCGCTGTGGGAGGCCGTGCGCCGCGGCGTGGCCAGACTCTTCCGCCGCCCGGACCCGGGGCCGGTGGACATCGCCCGGCTGCTGCCGCTGACGTACGCGGTCGCGATCCTCATGCTGGGCATGGGCGCGCTGCTGATCTACGCGGACATCGTCAAACCGGTGAACATTTTCGGATAGCCCCCGCCGCCGCGCGGTCGCCGCCGCGCGGTCGCCGCCCTGCCCCCTGTCGCCCTGACACGCCCGGGGACCGTAGCTGCCTCCCCAATGCTTCGCGATCGGCCTAGTCTGGCAGTACTGACGACGGCGGGAGGGGAGAGATGGCGGACAGGCAACCGGGGCGGGTGCTCTCGGGAGGGTACCCGCGTCGTGCCCGGGCGCTGGCGGCGGCCGCGACCGCGGCGGCGCTGGTCCTCGGCGGCTGTTCCGTGGCGGAGGGCGGCGCCTCTCCGGGCCAGTCGGCCCAACACGAGCGGGCCCGCGTCGTCCTGAAATCCGGGGGAGCGGCACCCGAATTGATTGCCGGGCCTGATGCCGAGGCGGCCCTCGCGGCCAGCCGCGCCCTCTTCGAGTCCAGTCCCCTCGCGGTGCTCGCGCCGCCCGAAGACCCCGCGGCCGTCAAGCAGGCCGCCGCGGAAGCGGTCAGCCTGGGCGTGCCGGTCCTGCTGGCGGGCGACGGGCTGAACGCCGAGCTTGAACGGCTGGGGGTGCGCAGCGCCAAGGTCTTCGGCACTCCCGCGCAGAGCACGACGACGACGGCGGGCCCGGGTGCCTCCCCCGCTGCCGGCGGGGGAGCGGCCCAAGGTCCGCGCCCCGCCGAAACATCCGGGGCGAGGGCATCGTCGGCAACGCCAACAGCCGGGTGGTCTTCGCTGCTGCCCGGAATCGGGCTCCTCGGTCCGGACGACCCGGCGGAGCGGCCCGCCGGAGCCGGCGGAACGGCGCCCGGCTCCGTGCTGCTGGCTCCCGAGGCGGAAGGCGAGCTGCCGGCGGCGGTGGCGGTCGCCCGGGCTGCCGGTGCGCGCGTGCAGCAGGACCCGGCGGCGGACCCGCGCGAAGCCCCGGAGACCATTGACTTCCTGCGGGCGGCACCGGACAACAACGTGATCGGGCTGGGTGCGGCCTTCGGGGATGCCGACGTTTTCGCCGCCCGTGTCGAGGCGGCCCTCACTGTGCCGGAACTCCCGGGCGGCGGATTGCTTGCGTTCCCGACACGGCGCATGGTGGCGCTCTACGGCCATTCGTCCGGTGCTGCGCTCGGTGCTTTGGGGGAGCAGGGCGTGCAGGCGTCGATCAAGCGGGCGAAGGAGCTCGCGAAGCAGTACCAGCCGTACAGCGACGAGCCGGTGCAGCCGGCCTTCGAGATCATCGCGACCGTCGCCACCGACTCGGCCGGGGCGGACGGCGACTACTCGGCGGAGTCGGACGTGTCCCAACTGCGCCGCTGGGTGGACGCGGCCGGCGAGGCGGGCGTCTACGTGGTGCTGGACCTGCAGCCGGGAACCACGGATTTCCTGACCCAGGCCAAGCGCTACGAAGAACTGCTGAAGCTGCCGCATGTCGGCCTGGCCCTCGACCCGGAGTGGCGGCTGCAGGAGGGGCAGCGGCACATGGAGCAGATCGGCTCCGTGCCGGCGGCGGAGGTCAACGAAGTCTCGGCCTGGCTGGCCAATCTGACCCGCCGGAACAACCTGCCGCAGAAGGTGCTGGTCCTGCACCAGTTCCAGCTGCGCATGATCACCAACCGCGAAGGCCTGGACATGTCGCACGAGGAGGTCGCCGTCGTCGTCCATGCGGACGGGCACGGCACCCCGGAACAGAAGTTGGACACCTGGCGGGCCCTGCGGCAGGACCTGCCGAAGGGGACGTGGATGGGATGGAAGAACTTCTACGACGAGGACATGCCCGTTTTCACGCCCGAGCGGACGTATCTGGGCGTCAGTCCGGCGCCGTGGTTCGTGTCGTACCAGTGATTAATCCGGCGGTCCCCGAGGCGGGTAAGGTGTCCACCATGACTGTTTTTGCTGTGGAGTATGTCTACGCCGCCGACTCGGAAGCCGCACGCGACGAGTACCGGCCGGCACACCGCGAATGGCTCAACGGCTTCGTTGCCGGCGGCAGGCTGCTGGCCTCCGGGCCCTATGCAGACGGCGCCGGCGCCCTGCTGATCTTTACCGCGGAGGACGAGGCCGGCCTCCTGCAGGAGCTGAAGCAGGACCCCTTCAACGTGCAGAACCTGGTCTCGGCACTGAAGGTCACCGAGTGGCAGCCGGTTACGGGAGCGTTCGCCGACTACGCATGAGGTTTCCCACACGGCGCGCAATCGAAAGGCCGCGCCGCGAGGAGGATAATGAAACCTGATCAGCAACTGCCCCAAGGCTCATGGAGGATGCATTGACTTCGGTCAACCTAGGAATGCCGGCGGCGCCGCCGCCCGTTTTGGCTCCGCGGCGCAAGACCCGCCAGATCAAAGTCGGCTCGGTCGGAGTCGGGTCGGACTCGCCCGTCAGCGTCCAGTCCATGACCACTACGCCCACCACGGACATCAACGCGACGCTGCAGCAGATCGCCGAGCTCACCGCCGCCGGCTGCGACATCGTCCGGGTGGCGTGCCCGAGCGCCGACGACGCCGAGGCGCTGCCCATCATCGCGAAGAAGTCCCAGATCCCGGTCATCGCGGACATCCACTTCCAGCCCAAGTACGTCTTCGCCGCGATCGACGCCGGCTGTGCGGCCGTCCGCGTGAACCCCGGCAACATCCGCAAGTTCGATGACCAGGTCAAGGAGATCGCGGATGCGGCCAAGGCGGCCGGCACCTCGATCCGGATCGGCGTCAACGCCGGCTCGCTGGATCCCCGGCTGCTGCAGAAGTACGGCAAGGCCACCCCCGAGGCCCTCGTCGAATCCGCCGTGTGGGAGGCGTCGCTCTTCGAGGAGCACGACTTCCACGACTTCAAGATTTCCGTCAAGCACAATGACCCGGTGGTCATGGTCCGCGCCTACGAGCTGCTGGCCGAGCGCGGGGACTGGCCGCTGCATCTGGGCGTGACCGAGGCCGGTCCGGCGTTCCAGGGCACCATCAAGTCCGCCACCGCCTTCGGCGCGCTGCTGTCCAAGGGCATCGGGGACACCATCCGCGTCTCGCTGTCGGCGCCGCCGGTGGAGGAGATCAAGGTCGGCCTGCAGATCCTGCAGTCGCTGAACCTGCGCGAGCGGAAGCTCGAGATTGTCTCGTGCCCCTCCTGCGGACGGGCCCAGGTGGACGTCTACACCCTGGCTGACGAGGTGACCGCCGGACTGGAAGGGATGGAGGTTCCGCTGCGCGTGGCCGTCATGGGCTGCGTCGTCAACGGTCCGGGCGAAGCCCGGGAAGCCGACCTCGGTGTGGCCTCCGGCAACGGCAAGGGCCAGATCTTCGTGAAGGGCGAAGTCATCAAGACTGTGCCTGAGGACCGGATTGTTGAGACACTCATCGAAGAAGCAATGAGAATTGCCGAGGAAATGGGGGACGCCGATGGCGAAGATGCTGTCCAGGGTAGCCCCGTGGTTACCGTCAGCTAGCAGGCAGCGGGACCGCACCACCGGTGCCGCTCAGGCGGCCCCCGGTGAGGCCGGCATCCGGGTCCTGGCCGACGAGGACACGTCGGCCCTGTGGGACGTGGTCAACCGGGATCCGGTGGGCAACGTGTTCCTCGCTGCCCACCTCGAGGCCGCCAAGACCGCCGGTCCGACCGGCTCCGGCGCCGAGATCCTCGGCTATTTCACCCCCGAAGGACTGACCGGGGCGTGTTGGGCCGGCGTCAACGTCGTCCCGACCGGCCTGAGCGCCGAGGAGGGCGCCCACCTCGGCAGCTTCCTGGCCGCGGCGAACCGCCGCACGTCGTCGATTTTCGGTCCGGCCGAGGCGGTCCTGGGCATCTGGTCGTCCTACCAGCAGACCGCGAGCCGGCCCTTCGACGTCCGCCCGCGGCAGCCGCTGATGGAGCTGCGCGGCGAACCGGCGGTCCCCGCTTCGCCCGACGTCAGGTTCTCCGAGCCGGAGGACCTGGACGTGCTGCTGCCGGCCTGCGTCGCCATGTTCGAAGAGGAAGTCGGCTACTCGCCGATGTCCGGGGGCGGCCAGCACTACCGCCAGCGCGTGCGCAGCCTGATCGCCAAGGGGCATTCGCTCATCCAGCGCGACATCACAGGCGAGGTGGTCTTCAAGGCCGAGCTGGGCAACGTCTCTGCCGCGGCCGTGCAGTTGCAGGGCGTGTGGATCAATCCCAAGTACCGCGGCCGGGGACTGGCCGCGCCGGCCCTGGCCGCCGTCGTCGAACTCTCCCGCAGGTTCGCCCCGGTGGCGAGCCTTTATGTGAACGACTACAACCACCGGGCGATCCTGGCGTACGAGCGGGTCGGCTTCACCCGCGTCGGCACCTTCGCGACCGTGCTGTTCTGAAGTCCCCGCGCCGGGCGGACAGGCAGCGGGCCGCCCGGTTCACGCCTGCGGGGTGAGGAACCGTAGGATGGGTAACTGATTCTTCCTCCCTGACCCAGAAACGGATTCCAAGCGTGGTCCTGCGACTTTCCACTCTGTTCCTGCGCACTTTGCGCGAAGACCCGGTTGACGCAGAGGTCGCCAGCCACAAGCTGCTGGTCCGCGCCGGCTACATCCGCCGGGCCGCCCCGGGGATCTACTCCTGGCTGCCGCTGGGCCTGAAGGTCCTGGCCAAGGTCGAGGCGATCGTACGCGAGGAGATGAACTCGATCGGCGCGCAGGAGGTCCACTTCCCGGCGCTGCTGCCGCGCGAACCGTACGAGGCGACGAACCGCTGGACCGAGTACGGCGAGGGGCTGTTCCGGCTGAAGGACCGCAAGGACGCGGACTACCTGCTGGCGCCCACGCACGAGGAAATGTTCACGCTGCTGGTCAAGGACCTGTACTCGTCCTACAAGGACCTGCCGGTCTGCCTGTACCAGATCCAGACGAAGTACCGCGACGAGGCCCGCCCGCGGGCCGGCCTGCTGCGCGGCCGCGAGTTCATCATGAAGGACTCGTACT is a genomic window of Arthrobacter sp. Marseille-P9274 containing:
- a CDS encoding RIP metalloprotease; this translates as MTVLLFVLGVLFVAVTIAASIALHEVGHLVPAKLFGVRVTQYMVGFGKTLFSRRKGETEYGLKAVPAGGYVSMIGMYPPAKGGDGRVRKSSTGLFQQLAEDARTADAERLQPGDENRLFYKLPVYKRIIIMLGGPFMNLLIGVVLLGIVMVGFGTAQPSTTIAQVNKCVVPASQQAETGQTDCLPSDPEAPATAAGIRPGDTVTEFDGKPVTDWYELTRWIREAAGQQTPIVLERGGQTIRTTITPILTERPVLGEDNQPVLDANGDPVVEQAGFVGMGSTTELAPQPATEVLPAVGENLQAITGVVLHLPQRLADVAEAAFSDAPRDPNGPMSVVGVGRIAGEITAMDEIPMEARVASLIGLVGSVNLALFVFNLIPLLPLDGGHIAGALWEAVRRGVARLFRRPDPGPVDIARLLPLTYAVAILMLGMGALLIYADIVKPVNIFG
- a CDS encoding YciI family protein; translation: MTVFAVEYVYAADSEAARDEYRPAHREWLNGFVAGGRLLASGPYADGAGALLIFTAEDEAGLLQELKQDPFNVQNLVSALKVTEWQPVTGAFADYA
- the ispG gene encoding flavodoxin-dependent (E)-4-hydroxy-3-methylbut-2-enyl-diphosphate synthase gives rise to the protein MTSVNLGMPAAPPPVLAPRRKTRQIKVGSVGVGSDSPVSVQSMTTTPTTDINATLQQIAELTAAGCDIVRVACPSADDAEALPIIAKKSQIPVIADIHFQPKYVFAAIDAGCAAVRVNPGNIRKFDDQVKEIADAAKAAGTSIRIGVNAGSLDPRLLQKYGKATPEALVESAVWEASLFEEHDFHDFKISVKHNDPVVMVRAYELLAERGDWPLHLGVTEAGPAFQGTIKSATAFGALLSKGIGDTIRVSLSAPPVEEIKVGLQILQSLNLRERKLEIVSCPSCGRAQVDVYTLADEVTAGLEGMEVPLRVAVMGCVVNGPGEAREADLGVASGNGKGQIFVKGEVIKTVPEDRIVETLIEEAMRIAEEMGDADGEDAVQGSPVVTVS
- a CDS encoding DUF4081 domain-containing GNAT family N-acetyltransferase — encoded protein: MAKMLSRVAPWLPSASRQRDRTTGAAQAAPGEAGIRVLADEDTSALWDVVNRDPVGNVFLAAHLEAAKTAGPTGSGAEILGYFTPEGLTGACWAGVNVVPTGLSAEEGAHLGSFLAAANRRTSSIFGPAEAVLGIWSSYQQTASRPFDVRPRQPLMELRGEPAVPASPDVRFSEPEDLDVLLPACVAMFEEEVGYSPMSGGGQHYRQRVRSLIAKGHSLIQRDITGEVVFKAELGNVSAAAVQLQGVWINPKYRGRGLAAPALAAVVELSRRFAPVASLYVNDYNHRAILAYERVGFTRVGTFATVLF